The segment CAGGCGCGGTGAACCTGGTGCGCAAGCGTCCTACCAAGGAGTTTCAGGGTTATGTCTCAGGCAGCGGCGGGTCATGGGATCGCTATCGCAGCGAACTGGATCTGTCCGGGCCGCTCACTGAAAACGGTGCGCTGCGTGGCCGCGTGGTTGCAGCACGCGAAGATGGCCGCTCTTTCATCGATCGCTATTCCTCTATCAAGGACGTGTTCTATGCCATCGGTGAAGCAGATGTGAGCGACGACACTACCGCTTATGCCGGTATCGACTATCAGCGGATTAACTCCAACGGCTCAAGTTTTGGTCAGTTGCCGCTGTATTACAGCGATGGCAGCCGAACCCACTTCAGCCGCTCGATGAACCCTGCAGCCAAGTGGGCATATGCCGACAGCGAAAGCACCAAATACTTCGCGGGCATTGAGCAGCGTTTTGACAACGACTGGTTACTCAAAGTCGAGGCCAGCCACTGGAAGGGCAATACCGAGCAGTTGCAGGGGAATCTGGTGGGGTGGGGACCTTTCCCGGATAAAGCCACGGGAGAAGCTCAATTCATGAGCGGTACCAAAACCTTCAAGATCAATACCGATACCCTGGACGCCTATGCGACCGGGCCATTCGAGCTTTTGGGCCGGACCCATGAGCTGGTGGTGGGGATGAATGTCAGCGATGGTCGTACGGACTATCTGGCAATGAATGCCGAGGATTTGACCGTCAACTATGAAAACTGGAACAACGACGCGCCTCGTCCCACGGACTTGAGCCGGGGCTTGAAGCAGAAGTACAAGACCAAAGAGTCAGCGGCCTACGCGGCGTTGCGTCTCAAGCCGATAGATGATCTGTCCGTGATCCTGGGCACCCGAGTGGTGAATTACGATCGCAAGGGAACAATGACCTACAACGCAGCGCAAACCACCCCGGATACGGATAACAGTAAAAAAACCGGGAAAATGATTCCTTATGCAGGGATCGTCTATGACGTGACGGAAAATCACTCGGTCTATGCCAGCTATACCGACATCTTCACTCCCCAAAGCTACTTCGACCGCGACAACAAAGTGCTCGCTCCCGTAACCGGGCAAAGCTACGAAACTGGCCTTAAGTCGGAGTACTTCGGCGGTGCCCTGAACACCAGTTTTGCCCTGTTTCTGATCAAGCAGGACAACTACGCCGAATACGACGGTATGCGCGCCGATGGCCAGGATGCCTACAAGGCAGTCAGTGGCATCAAGACCAAAGGCTTTGAGGCTGAAATTTCCGGCGAAGTCATGAGCGGCTGGCAATTGCTTGCGGGTTATACCTACGCCCAGCCACGGGACAAGGACGGCAAGCGGATCAACAGCAACCACCCCGAGCAGTTGTTCAAACTGGCCACCAACTACCAGCTGACAGGGGATCT is part of the Pseudomonas sp. ML2-2023-3 genome and harbors:
- a CDS encoding TonB-dependent siderophore receptor; its protein translation is MSRVYRNSSLPSRSRLAIALQIVLLGAVAQPLSLVSAASISVQHSFDVPASDLELALNRFAQQANISLPYDPTLVKSKQAPALKGRYEVAQGLMQLLKGSGLTATEGANGVWVLYPLTSDGAQLQLQATSVTGLGLGSTTEDSHSYTTGETRTATKLPLSLRETPQSVTVMTRQQMTDQGLGSIAQVLAQTPGITVMHDDSERYNFYSRGFTLDNFQYDGVPTSDFTTNTNGLGMRDMAIYDRVEVVRGATGLMSGVGSPSGAVNLVRKRPTKEFQGYVSGSGGSWDRYRSELDLSGPLTENGALRGRVVAAREDGRSFIDRYSSIKDVFYAIGEADVSDDTTAYAGIDYQRINSNGSSFGQLPLYYSDGSRTHFSRSMNPAAKWAYADSESTKYFAGIEQRFDNDWLLKVEASHWKGNTEQLQGNLVGWGPFPDKATGEAQFMSGTKTFKINTDTLDAYATGPFELLGRTHELVVGMNVSDGRTDYLAMNAEDLTVNYENWNNDAPRPTDLSRGLKQKYKTKESAAYAALRLKPIDDLSVILGTRVVNYDRKGTMTYNAAQTTPDTDNSKKTGKMIPYAGIVYDVTENHSVYASYTDIFTPQSYFDRDNKVLAPVTGQSYETGLKSEYFGGALNTSFALFLIKQDNYAEYDGMRADGQDAYKAVSGIKTKGFEAEISGEVMSGWQLLAGYTYAQPRDKDGKRINSNHPEQLFKLATNYQLTGDLKDLNVGGNLTWQGSTYSELDSSIKAETKEGSFAVVGLMARYDINKNLSASVNLNNVFDREYLSGYGLYSTYYYGDPRNLMLGMKYRF